A section of the Citrobacter farmeri genome encodes:
- the prfB gene encoding peptide chain release factor 2 (programmed frameshift) → MFEINPVKNRIQDLTERSDVLRGYLDYDAKKERLEEVNAELEQPDVWNEPERAQALGKERSSLEAIVDTLDQMSQGLEDVSGLLDLAVEADDEETFNEAVAELDTLDEKLAQLEFRRMFSGEYDSADCYLDIQAGSGGTEAQDWASMLERMYLRWAEARGFKTEIIEESEGEVAGIKSVTIKISGEYAYGWLRTETGVHRLVRKSPFDSGGRRHTSFSSAFVYPEVDDDIDIEINPADLRIDVYRASGAGGQHVNRTESAVRITHIPTGIVTQCQNDRSQHKNKDQAMKQMKAKLYELEMQKKNAEKQAMEDTKSDIGWGSQIRSYVLDDSRIKDLRTGVETRNTQAVLDGSLDQFIEASLKAGL, encoded by the exons ATGTTTGAAATTAATCCGGTAAAAAACCGCATTCAGGACCTCACGGAGCGCTCTGACGTTCTTAGGGGGTATCTT GACTATGATGCCAAGAAAGAGCGTCTGGAAGAAGTAAACGCCGAGCTGGAACAGCCGGACGTCTGGAACGAACCCGAACGCGCACAGGCGCTGGGCAAAGAACGTTCCTCGCTTGAAGCGATTGTCGACACCCTCGACCAAATGTCTCAGGGTCTGGAAGATGTTTCCGGCCTGCTGGATCTGGCTGTAGAAGCCGACGACGAAGAAACCTTTAACGAAGCCGTTGCGGAACTCGATACGCTTGACGAAAAACTGGCGCAGCTGGAGTTCCGTCGTATGTTCTCCGGTGAGTATGACAGCGCCGATTGCTACCTTGATATCCAGGCCGGTTCAGGCGGTACTGAAGCGCAGGACTGGGCAAGTATGCTGGAGCGTATGTATCTGCGCTGGGCAGAAGCACGCGGCTTCAAGACCGAAATTATTGAAGAGTCAGAAGGGGAAGTGGCCGGGATCAAATCCGTGACCATTAAGATTTCTGGCGAATATGCCTACGGCTGGCTGCGTACGGAAACCGGCGTTCACCGTCTGGTGCGTAAAAGCCCGTTCGACTCCGGCGGTCGTCGCCATACCTCGTTCAGTTCTGCGTTCGTGTACCCGGAAGTGGATGACGATATTGATATCGAAATCAACCCGGCAGACCTGCGTATCGACGTGTATCGCGCATCCGGCGCGGGCGGTCAGCACGTTAACCGTACCGAATCTGCGGTGCGTATTACGCACATCCCAACCGGGATTGTCACGCAGTGCCAGAACGACCGTTCCCAGCACAAGAACAAAGACCAGGCCATGAAGCAGATGAAAGCAAAGCTTTATGAACTGGAAATGCAGAAGAAGAACGCCGAGAAGCAGGCGATGGAAGATACCAAATCCGATATCGGCTGGGGAAGCCAGATTCGTTCTTACGTCCTTGATGACTCCCGCATTAAAGACTTGCGTACCGGGGTTGAAACCCGCAACACGCAGGCCGTGCTGGACGGCAGCCTGGATCAATTTATCGAAGCAAGTTTGAAAGCAGGGTTATGA
- the lysS gene encoding lysine--tRNA ligase, whose amino-acid sequence MSEQHAQGADAVTDLNNELKTRREKLAGLREQGIAFPNDFRRDHTSDQLHADFDAKENEELEALNIEVSVAGRMMTRRIMGKASFVTLQDVGGRIQLYVARDDLPEGIYNEQFKKWDLGDILGAKGKLFKTKTGELSIHCTELRLLTKALRPLPDKFHGLQDQEARYRQRYLDLISNDESRNTFKVRSQILAGIRQFMVGRGFMEVETPMMQVIPGGASARPFITHHNALDLDMYLRIAPELYLKRLVVGGFERVFEINRNFRNEGISVRHNPEFTMMELYMAYADYKDLIELTESLFRTLAQDVLGKTEVPYGDEVFDFGKPFEKLTMREAIKKYRPETEMAELDNFDSAKAIAESIGIKVEKSWGLGRIVTEIFEEVAEAHLIQPTFITEYPAEVSPLARRNDENPEITDRFEFFIGGREIGNGFSELNDAEDQAQRFQDQVDAKAAGDDEAMFFDEDYVTALEHGLPPTAGLGIGIDRMVMLFTNSHTIRDVILFPAMRPVK is encoded by the coding sequence ATGTCTGAACAACACGCACAGGGCGCTGACGCGGTAACCGATCTTAATAACGAACTGAAAACGCGCCGTGAGAAGCTGGCTGGCCTGCGCGAGCAGGGTATCGCTTTCCCGAACGATTTCCGTCGCGATCACACCTCAGACCAACTGCACGCTGACTTCGATGCGAAAGAGAACGAAGAGCTGGAAGCGCTGAACATCGAAGTGTCCGTTGCAGGCCGCATGATGACCCGTCGTATCATGGGTAAAGCGTCCTTTGTGACGTTGCAGGACGTGGGCGGTCGTATTCAGCTGTACGTTGCTCGCGACGACCTTCCGGAAGGCATTTACAACGAGCAGTTCAAAAAATGGGACCTCGGCGACATCCTCGGCGCGAAAGGGAAGCTGTTCAAGACCAAAACGGGCGAACTGTCTATCCACTGCACCGAATTACGTCTGCTGACCAAAGCGTTGCGTCCGCTGCCGGATAAATTCCACGGTCTGCAGGATCAGGAAGCGCGCTATCGTCAGCGCTACCTGGACCTCATCTCTAACGATGAGTCCCGCAACACCTTTAAAGTGCGCTCTCAGATCCTGGCGGGCATTCGTCAGTTCATGGTTGGTCGCGGTTTTATGGAAGTTGAGACCCCGATGATGCAGGTGATCCCAGGCGGCGCGTCTGCGCGTCCGTTTATCACCCATCACAATGCGCTGGATCTGGACATGTACCTGCGTATTGCGCCGGAACTGTACCTGAAGCGTCTGGTGGTTGGCGGCTTCGAGCGCGTGTTCGAAATCAACCGTAACTTCCGTAACGAAGGGATCTCCGTGCGTCATAACCCTGAGTTCACCATGATGGAACTCTACATGGCGTATGCGGACTATAAAGATCTGATCGAACTGACGGAGTCACTGTTCCGTACGCTGGCGCAGGACGTGCTGGGTAAAACGGAAGTCCCTTACGGCGATGAAGTGTTCGATTTCGGCAAGCCGTTCGAAAAACTGACCATGCGCGAAGCGATCAAGAAATACCGTCCGGAAACGGAAATGGCTGAACTGGATAACTTCGACTCTGCCAAAGCGATCGCTGAATCTATTGGTATTAAGGTCGAGAAGAGCTGGGGTCTGGGCCGTATTGTGACGGAAATCTTCGAAGAAGTGGCCGAAGCGCATCTGATTCAGCCGACCTTCATTACCGAGTACCCGGCAGAAGTGTCTCCGTTGGCACGTCGTAATGACGAGAACCCGGAAATCACCGATCGCTTTGAGTTCTTCATTGGCGGTCGTGAGATCGGTAACGGCTTTAGCGAGCTGAACGATGCGGAAGATCAGGCGCAGCGCTTTCAGGATCAGGTTGACGCGAAAGCGGCGGGCGACGACGAAGCGATGTTCTTCGACGAAGATTACGTCACCGCGCTGGAACACGGTCTGCCGCCGACTGCAGGTCTGGGTATTGGTATTGACCGTATGGTTATGCTGTTCACTAACAGCCATACCATCCGTGACGTCATCCTGTTCCCGGCGATGCGCCCGGTAAAATAA
- the idi gene encoding isopentenyl-diphosphate Delta-isomerase, giving the protein MRQEHVILLDAQDTPSGTLEKYSAHTVNTPLHLAFSSWLFNAEGQLLVTRRSLAKKAWPGVWTNSVCGHPQQGESDEEAIIRRCRHELGVEIASLTPVYPAFRYRATDPSGIVENEVCPVYSARVIGELRVNCDEVMDYQWSNLEDVLCAIRMTPWAFSPWMVMQAADDDARERLREYCRR; this is encoded by the coding sequence ATGCGACAGGAACACGTCATTTTGCTGGATGCACAGGACACCCCTTCCGGCACGCTGGAAAAATACAGCGCCCACACCGTTAATACGCCATTGCATCTCGCCTTCTCTTCCTGGCTGTTCAATGCAGAGGGGCAACTTTTGGTGACCCGCCGCTCGCTTGCGAAAAAAGCGTGGCCGGGTGTCTGGACAAACTCGGTTTGCGGCCATCCTCAACAAGGTGAAAGTGACGAAGAGGCCATTATCCGCCGCTGCCGTCATGAGCTGGGCGTAGAGATTGCCAGTCTGACTCCCGTCTACCCTGCCTTCCGCTACCGGGCGACCGATCCCAGTGGGATCGTAGAGAATGAGGTTTGCCCGGTCTATTCTGCACGGGTGATCGGTGAACTGCGGGTCAATTGCGACGAAGTGATGGATTATCAGTGGAGCAATCTGGAGGATGTTTTATGCGCAATTCGCATGACGCCCTGGGCCTTCAGCCCGTGGATGGTGATGCAGGCTGCTGATGATGATGCGCGCGAGCGACTGCGAGAATATTGCCGGCGTTAA
- a CDS encoding nucleobase:cation symporter-2 family protein: protein MSAIDSHHPSSSGQGRATDEVDRLLSPGKLVVLGLQHVLVMYAGAVAVPLMIGDRLGLSKEAIALLISSDLFCCGIVTLLQCVGIGRFMGIRLPVIMSVTFAAVTPMIAIGINPDIGLLGIFGSTIAAGAITTLLAPLIGRLMPLFPPLVTGVVITSIGLSIIQVGVDWAAGGKGNPEYGNPVYLGISFAVLIFILLITRYAKGFMSNVAVLLGIIFGFALSWMMNEVNLSGLHDASWFAIVTPMAFGTPVFDPVSILTMTAVLIIVFIESMGMFLALGEIVGRKLSSQDIIRGLRVDGVGTMIGGLFNSFPHTSFSQNVGLVSVTRVHSRWVCIASGVILILFGMVPKMAVLVASIPQFVLGGAGLVMFGMVLATGIRILSRCNYTTNRYNLYIVAISLGVGMTPTLSHDFFSRLPAVLQPLLHSGIMLATFSAVVLNLFFNGYHHHTGLVQESVSDKNLKVRTVRMWLLMRKLKKNQQDE, encoded by the coding sequence ATGAGCGCCATAGATTCCCACCATCCCTCATCTTCGGGGCAAGGCCGCGCTACCGATGAGGTCGACCGCCTGTTATCGCCAGGCAAGCTGGTCGTTCTCGGTTTACAGCACGTGCTGGTCATGTACGCAGGTGCGGTCGCTGTACCGCTGATGATTGGCGACAGGCTCGGCCTCAGTAAAGAAGCCATCGCGCTGCTAATCAGTTCTGATCTCTTTTGCTGCGGGATCGTTACTCTGCTGCAATGTGTTGGCATTGGCCGTTTTATGGGGATTCGCCTGCCCGTAATTATGTCGGTGACGTTTGCTGCCGTGACGCCGATGATTGCGATTGGCATCAACCCGGATATCGGTTTGTTGGGAATTTTTGGCTCAACCATCGCCGCAGGAGCGATCACCACACTCCTGGCGCCGCTTATCGGTCGCCTGATGCCGTTATTTCCACCGCTGGTGACGGGGGTGGTGATCACCTCAATTGGTCTGAGCATCATTCAGGTGGGCGTTGACTGGGCGGCGGGCGGGAAGGGCAATCCTGAATATGGTAATCCGGTCTATTTAGGTATTTCGTTTGCGGTCTTAATTTTTATTTTATTAATCACCCGATATGCCAAAGGTTTTATGTCCAACGTCGCTGTCCTGCTGGGGATCATCTTTGGTTTTGCGCTCTCATGGATGATGAACGAAGTAAATTTGTCAGGTCTGCACGATGCCTCGTGGTTCGCGATTGTCACACCGATGGCCTTCGGTACCCCCGTCTTTGATCCGGTGTCGATTCTGACCATGACCGCCGTGCTGATTATTGTGTTTATTGAATCGATGGGGATGTTCCTGGCACTCGGCGAGATCGTCGGTCGCAAACTCTCTTCGCAGGATATCATTCGTGGCCTGCGCGTGGATGGCGTTGGGACAATGATTGGCGGACTGTTTAACAGCTTTCCCCATACCTCGTTTTCCCAAAACGTTGGCCTGGTCAGCGTCACGCGCGTGCACAGCCGATGGGTCTGCATCGCCTCTGGCGTCATCTTAATTTTGTTTGGTATGGTGCCGAAAATGGCGGTTCTGGTCGCCTCCATTCCGCAGTTCGTCCTTGGCGGCGCAGGCCTGGTGATGTTTGGCATGGTACTGGCAACCGGTATCCGCATTCTCTCGCGCTGCAATTACACCACAAACCGTTACAACCTCTACATTGTGGCCATTAGCCTGGGTGTCGGCATGACGCCGACGTTATCGCATGACTTTTTTTCTCGCCTGCCTGCCGTTCTCCAGCCGTTGCTGCACAGCGGCATTATGCTGGCCACCTTCAGCGCTGTTGTATTGAATCTGTTTTTCAATGGCTACCACCACCATACCGGACTGGTACAGGAATCCGTCTCGGATAAAAACCTGAAGGTCAGAACGGTGCGAATGTGGTTGCTGATGCGCAAACTGAAAAAAAATCAGCAGGATGAATAG
- the ghxQ gene encoding guanine/hypoxanthine transporter GhxQ, with protein sequence MSGDILQTPGTSKPRGALDNYFKITERGSTVRQEILAGLTTFLAMVYSVIVVPGMLGKAGFPPAAVFVATCLVAGFGSLLMGLWANLPMAIGCAISLTAFTAFSLVLGQQISIPVALGAVFLMGVIFTAISVTGVRTWILRNLPMGIAHGTGIGIGLFLLLIAANGVGMVIKNPLEGLPVALGAFTSFPVLMSLLGLAVIFGLEKCRIPGGILLVIIAISVIGLIFDPAVKFHGLVAMPSLSGEDGKSLIFSLDIMGALQPAVLPSVLALVMTAVFDATGTIRAVAGQANLLDKDNQIINGGKALTSDSISSVFSGLVGAAPAAVYIESAAGTAAGGKTGLTATIVGCLFLLILFLSPLSYLIPGYATAPALMYVGLLMLSNVSKLDFDDFIDAMAGLVCAVFIVLTCNIVTGIMLGFVTLVVGRVFAREWQKLNIGTVIITVALVAFYAGGWAI encoded by the coding sequence ATGTCTGGAGATATACTGCAAACCCCCGGCACGTCGAAACCTCGCGGCGCGCTGGATAATTATTTCAAGATTACTGAGCGTGGCAGTACCGTGCGCCAGGAGATATTGGCCGGGTTGACCACCTTTCTGGCAATGGTCTATTCGGTCATTGTCGTGCCCGGAATGCTGGGGAAAGCGGGATTCCCACCCGCCGCCGTCTTTGTCGCTACCTGTCTTGTTGCAGGCTTCGGTTCGTTGTTGATGGGACTCTGGGCCAACCTGCCGATGGCGATCGGCTGTGCAATTTCGCTAACCGCCTTTACCGCATTCAGCCTGGTGCTGGGCCAGCAGATCTCGATTCCCGTCGCCCTCGGAGCAGTTTTTCTGATGGGGGTGATTTTTACCGCTATCTCGGTTACCGGGGTCCGGACCTGGATCCTGCGAAACTTACCCATGGGTATCGCGCATGGCACCGGGATTGGCATTGGGCTGTTCCTGTTGCTGATCGCGGCGAACGGCGTCGGCATGGTGATTAAAAACCCGCTGGAAGGACTTCCGGTGGCACTAGGCGCATTTACCTCATTTCCGGTTCTGATGAGTCTGCTGGGACTGGCGGTCATTTTCGGGCTGGAGAAATGCCGCATCCCCGGCGGGATCCTGCTGGTGATTATCGCCATCTCCGTTATCGGTTTGATATTTGATCCCGCCGTCAAATTTCACGGTCTGGTTGCTATGCCCAGTCTGAGCGGTGAAGATGGTAAGTCTCTGATTTTTAGCCTTGATATCATGGGAGCCTTACAACCCGCGGTGCTGCCCAGCGTACTGGCACTGGTGATGACAGCGGTTTTCGATGCCACCGGCACCATCCGCGCTGTCGCCGGGCAGGCGAATCTGCTCGATAAGGACAACCAGATCATCAACGGCGGTAAAGCGCTGACCAGCGACTCTATCAGTTCCGTGTTTTCCGGACTGGTGGGCGCAGCACCGGCGGCCGTCTATATTGAATCCGCTGCGGGAACCGCCGCCGGAGGAAAAACGGGGCTGACCGCCACCATCGTCGGCTGTTTATTCCTGCTCATCCTGTTCTTATCACCTCTCTCTTACCTGATCCCAGGCTATGCGACCGCCCCTGCGCTGATGTACGTCGGCTTGCTGATGCTCAGTAACGTTTCAAAACTGGATTTCGATGACTTCATCGATGCGATGGCCGGTCTGGTCTGCGCGGTCTTTATCGTCCTGACCTGTAATATCGTCACCGGCATTATGCTCGGTTTCGTGACGCTGGTTGTCGGGCGTGTGTTTGCCCGGGAATGGCAGAAGCTGAATATCGGTACCGTCATCATTACCGTCGCGCTGGTCGCGTTCTACGCCGGCGGATGGGCAATTTAA
- the guaD gene encoding guanine deaminase: MSGEHTLKAVRGSFIDVTRTAEDPEEIASALRFVEDGLLLIRQGKIEWFGEWEEGKHRIPDAIRVRDYRGKLVVPGFVDTHIHYPQSEMVGAYGEQLLEWLNKHTFPTEKRYEDLEYAREMSAFFIKQLLRNGTTSALVFGTVHPQSVDALFEAASHINMRMIAGKVMMDRNAPDYLLDDAESSYLQSKALIERWHKNGRLLYAITPRFAPTSSPQQMVMAQRLREEYPDTWLHTHLCENKDEIAWVKELYPEHDGYLDVYHQYGLTGKNCVFAHCIHLEEKEWDRLSETHSSIAFCPTSNLYLGSGLFNLQKAWRKKINVGMGTDIGAGTTFNMLQTLNEAYKVVQLQGYRLSAYEAFYLATLGGAKALGLDHLIGNFTSGKEADFVVLEPTATPLQQLRYDNSKSLVDKLFVMMTLGDDRSIYRTYVDGRLVYERT; encoded by the coding sequence ATGTCTGGAGAACATACGTTGAAAGCGGTGCGCGGCAGCTTTATTGACGTCACCCGCACCGCCGAAGACCCGGAAGAAATTGCCTCAGCGCTACGATTTGTGGAAGACGGCTTGTTGCTGATTCGCCAGGGGAAAATCGAATGGTTTGGCGAATGGGAAGAAGGGAAACATCGAATCCCTGACGCCATCCGTGTCCGTGACTATCGCGGAAAACTGGTCGTGCCGGGATTCGTTGATACGCATATCCACTACCCCCAGAGCGAAATGGTCGGTGCCTATGGCGAACAGTTGCTGGAATGGCTGAATAAACACACCTTCCCGACCGAAAAACGTTACGAGGATCTGGAATACGCACGCGAGATGTCGGCTTTTTTTATTAAGCAACTGTTGCGTAATGGCACCACCAGCGCGCTGGTTTTTGGTACGGTGCATCCACAGTCCGTTGATGCATTATTCGAAGCCGCAAGCCATATCAATATGCGCATGATCGCCGGCAAAGTGATGATGGATCGTAACGCACCGGATTACCTGTTGGACGATGCCGAAAGCAGCTACCTGCAAAGTAAGGCGTTAATTGAACGCTGGCATAAAAATGGTCGTCTGCTGTATGCCATCACGCCGCGCTTTGCGCCGACCTCTTCCCCGCAGCAAATGGTAATGGCGCAGCGTCTGCGTGAAGAATATCCCGATACCTGGCTGCATACCCATCTCTGTGAAAATAAAGACGAAATTGCCTGGGTTAAAGAACTCTATCCTGAACATGACGGCTATCTGGATGTGTATCACCAGTACGGACTGACGGGCAAAAACTGCGTCTTCGCCCACTGCATACATTTGGAAGAGAAAGAGTGGGATCGCCTGAGTGAAACCCACTCCAGCATCGCCTTTTGTCCAACCTCAAACCTCTATCTCGGCAGCGGTTTGTTCAACCTGCAAAAAGCCTGGCGTAAGAAAATCAACGTCGGCATGGGAACCGATATCGGTGCGGGCACCACTTTCAACATGCTGCAAACGCTGAACGAAGCCTACAAAGTGGTGCAATTGCAGGGCTACCGACTCTCGGCATACGAAGCATTTTACCTGGCGACGCTCGGTGGCGCGAAAGCACTGGGCCTCGACCATCTTATTGGCAACTTTACGTCGGGCAAAGAGGCGGACTTTGTGGTGCTGGAACCAACGGCGACGCCGCTGCAGCAACTGCGCTATGACAACTCAAAATCCCTGGTCGACAAATTGTTCGTGATGATGACGCTGGGCGACGATCGCTCAATTTACCGCACCTACGTCGATGGGCGTCTGGTGTACGAACGGACCTGA
- a CDS encoding nucleobase:cation symporter-2 family protein — MSDISRAGSDLIYELEDRPPFHQSIIGAITHLLAIFVPMVTPALIVGTALQLSAETTAYLVSMAMIASGIGTWLQVNRYGMVGSGLLSIQSVNFSFVTVMIALGSGMKNDGFHEELIMSSLLGVSFVGAFLVVGSSFILPYLRRVITPTVSGIVVLMIGLSLIKVGIIDFGGGFAAKSSGTYGNYENIGVGLLVLIVVIGFNCCRSPLLRMGGIAIGLCVGYVVSLCLGMVDFSGIRNLPWVTIPTPFKYGFQFNFHHFLVVGTIYLLSVLEAVGDITATAMVSRRPIQGDEYQSRLKGGVLADGLVSVIASAVGSLPLTTFAQNNGVIQMTGVASRYIGRTIAVMLVLLGLFPMIGGFFTTIPSAVLGGAMTLMFSMIAIAGIRIIITNGLKRRETLIVATSLGLGLGVSYDPEIFKILPASIYVLVENPICAGGLTAILLNIILPGGYRPEEVLPGIASPEEAD; from the coding sequence ATGTCTGATATATCACGTGCAGGCTCAGATCTGATTTACGAACTGGAGGATCGCCCTCCCTTTCATCAGTCAATTATTGGCGCGATCACCCACCTGCTGGCCATCTTTGTTCCCATGGTCACACCCGCATTAATTGTCGGCACCGCGCTACAGCTCTCGGCGGAAACCACCGCCTACCTGGTTTCAATGGCGATGATTGCCTCCGGCATCGGTACCTGGCTGCAGGTCAATCGCTATGGCATGGTCGGCTCCGGTTTACTCTCGATTCAGTCGGTCAATTTCTCCTTTGTCACGGTGATGATTGCCCTGGGCAGCGGGATGAAAAACGACGGATTTCATGAAGAGTTGATCATGTCATCGCTGCTCGGCGTTTCATTTGTCGGGGCATTTCTGGTGGTGGGATCGTCTTTCATTCTGCCTTACTTGCGCAGAGTCATTACCCCGACCGTCAGCGGCATAGTGGTGCTGATGATTGGCCTGAGCCTGATTAAAGTCGGGATCATCGATTTTGGCGGCGGCTTTGCGGCGAAAAGCAGCGGCACCTACGGGAATTACGAGAACATTGGCGTCGGGTTGCTGGTGCTGATCGTGGTGATCGGTTTTAACTGCTGCCGCAGTCCGTTACTGAGAATGGGTGGCATCGCAATCGGCCTGTGCGTGGGCTATGTTGTCTCTCTGTGCCTTGGCATGGTGGATTTCAGTGGTATACGCAATCTGCCGTGGGTCACCATCCCGACCCCCTTTAAATACGGTTTTCAGTTCAATTTTCATCACTTTCTGGTCGTCGGGACCATTTATCTACTCAGCGTGCTGGAGGCTGTAGGAGACATTACCGCGACGGCGATGGTTTCCAGACGCCCGATTCAGGGGGATGAATATCAGTCGCGCCTGAAGGGCGGGGTGCTGGCTGATGGACTGGTCTCCGTCATTGCCTCTGCGGTGGGTTCACTCCCCTTGACGACCTTTGCGCAAAACAACGGCGTTATTCAGATGACCGGCGTCGCCTCACGCTATATCGGGCGCACAATCGCCGTCATGCTGGTGTTGCTTGGTCTGTTTCCGATGATTGGCGGCTTCTTCACCACGATTCCCTCGGCGGTACTGGGGGGAGCGATGACGCTGATGTTCTCAATGATCGCAATCGCCGGGATCCGCATCATCATCACCAACGGGCTTAAACGCCGTGAAACGCTGATTGTCGCCACCTCTTTGGGGCTGGGTTTGGGTGTCTCCTATGACCCGGAAATTTTCAAAATCCTGCCAGCCTCAATTTATGTACTGGTGGAAAACCCCATCTGCGCAGGCGGACTGACCGCCATTCTACTGAATATCATTCTCCCTGGAGGTTACCGGCCTGAAGAAGTGCTGCCGGGCATCGCCTCCCCGGAGGAAGCGGACTAA